One Megalops cyprinoides isolate fMegCyp1 chromosome 4, fMegCyp1.pri, whole genome shotgun sequence genomic window carries:
- the f2r gene encoding proteinase-activated receptor 1: protein MFFKAVVVLTLLGLYTAAAIPFNGSVRTFSGFFLTVTDEPIEFLDVQEGSASGFSSESTRERKPPVTKKHYYISKEASQFLTGSLVTAFIPSVYVLVFIISVPLNGAAVFMFVRKIRPKKPAAIYMLNLAVADLLFVLLLPFKMSYHFNGNNWVFGSWTCRLVTSAFYCNMYCSILLMMCISVDRFLAVVYPMESLSWRSQQNAMAACGAMWLLSVAGVMPIFLSEQTIRLPELGITTCHDVLDVEQQRGYYLYFFPIFCAVFFFIPLIFTTVCYLRIIQALGAAGMSDPSKRSRAVFMAATVLAVFVVCFTPTNVILLAHYVQFAHHHSDGSYAAYLLSMCIGTVSCCLDPLLYYFGSSQCRKQVAGFLRCQATPALERSTQSSSTRTSKMETFQSNLSSQYKKLVA from the exons ATGTTTTTCAAAGCAGTTGTCGTTTTGACATTGCTTGGACTGTATACTGCGGCTGCTATCCCGTTCAATG GGAGCGTGCGGACTTTCTCTGGGTTCTTTCTGACCGTGACCGACGAGCCCATCGAATTTCTGGATGTTCAGGAAGGTAGCGCGTCTGGGTTTAGCTCAGAATCCACGCGGGAGCGCAAGCCCCCGGTGACCAAGAAGCACTACTACATCTCAAAAGAGGCCTCGCAGTTCCTCACGGGTTCCCTGGTGACGGCGTTCATTCCCTCGGTGTACGTCCTGGTGTTCATCATCAGCGTACCGCTCAACGGTGCCGCCGTCTTCATGTTCGTGCGCAAGATCCGGCCGAAGAAGCCGGCGGCCATTTACATGCTGAACCTGGCGGTGGCCGACCTGCTGTTCGTGCTGCTGCTCCCCTTCAAGATGTCCTATCACTTCAACGGCAATAACTGGGTGTTCGGGTCTTGGACGTGCCGCCTCGTCACTTCCGCCTTCTACTGCAACATGTACTGCTCCATCCTGCTTATGATGTGCATCAGCGTGGACCGCTTCCTGGCCGTGGTCTACCCCATGGAGTCGCTGAGCTGGCGCAGCCAGCAGAACGCCATGGCGGCGTGTGGGGCCATGTGGCTGCTGTCTGTCGCCGGGGTGATGCCCATCTTCCTGTCCGAGCAGACCATCCGCCTGCCCGAGCTGGGCATCACCACCTGCCACGACGTGCTGGACGTGGAGCAGCAGCGCGGCTACTACCTCTACTTCTTCCCCATCTTCTGCGCCGTCTTCTTCTTCATCCCGCTCATCTTCACCACCGTCTGCTACCTGCGCATCATCCAGGCGCTGGGCGCCGCCGGCATGTCCGACCCCTCCAAGCGGAGCCGGGCCGTCTTCATGGCCGCCACCGTGCTGGCCGTCTTCGTGGTCTGCTTCACGCCCACCAACGTCATCCTGCTGGCGCACTACGTGCAGTTCGCCCACCACCACAGCGACGGCTCCTACGCCGCCTACCTGCTCTCCATGTGCATCGGCACCGTCAGCTGCTGCCTGGACCCGCTCCTCTACTACTTTGGCTCGTCCCAGTGCCGCAAGCAGGTGGCCGGCTTCCTGCGGTGCCAGGCCACCCCGGCGCTGGAGCGGAGCACCCAGTCCAGCAGCACCAGGACCAGCAAGATGGAGACCTTCCAGAGTAACCTGAGCAGCCAGTACAAGAAGCTGGTGGCCTGA